One genomic window of Salvia miltiorrhiza cultivar Shanhuang (shh) chromosome 4, IMPLAD_Smil_shh, whole genome shotgun sequence includes the following:
- the LOC131020687 gene encoding protein BPS1, chloroplastic-like isoform X2, which yields MSRPQDPHRGFLPFGNPFRMMLPKGSSLSPKMLDLLNAFEESMAEKLRKLKPPGKEDVLCLTWMKSAMELLCEIHADIKVLITALELPVCDWDDKWIDVYLDNSVKLLDICIALSSEISRLKQGHLFLRCLLHDLESASPKQFIQARSSLDGWRQHMGSKNPRLDNIFSVMDSLAQTLDLPKIKNSSKGKVLMRAMYGVKVVTLFICSVFAAAFSGSATKLMDLPVPETCLWAQAFSDLQTHVNNEIRNTNPDKDKDKILVFLKEVVAVESGVRKVYPIVQDGVESPVEAQVLQKSKLGLEKAAGELCQGLELVAKEVDGFFRVVLTGRDALLSNLRLVGNVFEQGETSIQGPAVR from the coding sequence ATGAGTCGCCCGCAGGATCCTCACAGAGGTTTCCTCCCATTCGGAAATCCATTCCGCATGATGCTACCAAAGGGATCCTCACTGTCACCGAAGATGCTCGATTTGTTAAATGCTTTCGAGGAAAGCATGGCGGAGAAGCTTAGAAAGCTTAAGCCTCCGGGCAAGGAAGATGTTCTGTGCTTGACATGGATGAAGAGTGCCATGGAGCTACTGTGTGAAATCCACGCTGACATAAAAGTTCTCATCACTGCTCTCGAACTCCCTGTCTGCGACTGGGATGACAAGTGGATCGACGTGTACTTGGACAATAGTGTGAAGTTGCTGGACATCTGCATTGCCTTGAGCTCCGAGATTTCCCGGCTGAAGCAGGGCCACCTTTTCCTCCGGTGCCTCCTGCACGACTTGGAGAGTGCGTCCCCAAAGCAGTTTATTCAGGCGCGTTCCTCCCTGGATGGATGGAGGCAGCATATGGGTTCGAAGAATCCCAGGCTCGACAACATCTTCTCCGTCATGGACAGCCTCGCTCAAACCCTAGACCTCCCAAAGATCAAGAACTCCTCAAAGGGGAAAGTCTTGATGCGAGCCATGTATGGGGTCAAGGTGGTCACCCTCTTCATTTGCAGCGTATTCGCTGCTGCATTCTCCGGTTCTGCAACAAAGTTGATGGACCTACCAGTTCCCGAGACCTGCTTGTGGGCGCAGGCCTTCTCTGATCTCCAGACTCATGTGAATAACGAAATCAGAAACACGAACCCGGACAAGGACAAGGACAAGATCCTCGTCTTCCTGAAAGAGGTGGTAGCCGTTGAGAGTGGCGTGAGGAAGGTATACCCCATCGTGCAAGACGGCGTGGAGAGCCCCGTTGAAGCTCAGGTGTTGCAGAAGTCGAAGCTGGGTTTGGAGAAAGCAGCAGGAGAACTCTGTCAAGGACTCGAGCTCGTTGCGAAGGAGGTGGATGGTTTCTTCCGAGTCGTTCTAACCGGACGCGACGCGCTGCTTAGCAATCTTAGGCTTGTTGGTAATGTGTTCGAGCAAGGCGAAACTAGCATCCAAGGCCCAGCAGTTAGGTGA
- the LOC131020687 gene encoding protein BPS1, chloroplastic-like isoform X1, whose product MMNLDLVHQMSRPQDPHRGFLPFGNPFRMMLPKGSSLSPKMLDLLNAFEESMAEKLRKLKPPGKEDVLCLTWMKSAMELLCEIHADIKVLITALELPVCDWDDKWIDVYLDNSVKLLDICIALSSEISRLKQGHLFLRCLLHDLESASPKQFIQARSSLDGWRQHMGSKNPRLDNIFSVMDSLAQTLDLPKIKNSSKGKVLMRAMYGVKVVTLFICSVFAAAFSGSATKLMDLPVPETCLWAQAFSDLQTHVNNEIRNTNPDKDKDKILVFLKEVVAVESGVRKVYPIVQDGVESPVEAQVLQKSKLGLEKAAGELCQGLELVAKEVDGFFRVVLTGRDALLSNLRLVGNVFEQGETSIQGPAVR is encoded by the exons ATGATGAATTTG GATTTAGTGCATCAAATGAGTCGCCCGCAGGATCCTCACAGAGGTTTCCTCCCATTCGGAAATCCATTCCGCATGATGCTACCAAAGGGATCCTCACTGTCACCGAAGATGCTCGATTTGTTAAATGCTTTCGAGGAAAGCATGGCGGAGAAGCTTAGAAAGCTTAAGCCTCCGGGCAAGGAAGATGTTCTGTGCTTGACATGGATGAAGAGTGCCATGGAGCTACTGTGTGAAATCCACGCTGACATAAAAGTTCTCATCACTGCTCTCGAACTCCCTGTCTGCGACTGGGATGACAAGTGGATCGACGTGTACTTGGACAATAGTGTGAAGTTGCTGGACATCTGCATTGCCTTGAGCTCCGAGATTTCCCGGCTGAAGCAGGGCCACCTTTTCCTCCGGTGCCTCCTGCACGACTTGGAGAGTGCGTCCCCAAAGCAGTTTATTCAGGCGCGTTCCTCCCTGGATGGATGGAGGCAGCATATGGGTTCGAAGAATCCCAGGCTCGACAACATCTTCTCCGTCATGGACAGCCTCGCTCAAACCCTAGACCTCCCAAAGATCAAGAACTCCTCAAAGGGGAAAGTCTTGATGCGAGCCATGTATGGGGTCAAGGTGGTCACCCTCTTCATTTGCAGCGTATTCGCTGCTGCATTCTCCGGTTCTGCAACAAAGTTGATGGACCTACCAGTTCCCGAGACCTGCTTGTGGGCGCAGGCCTTCTCTGATCTCCAGACTCATGTGAATAACGAAATCAGAAACACGAACCCGGACAAGGACAAGGACAAGATCCTCGTCTTCCTGAAAGAGGTGGTAGCCGTTGAGAGTGGCGTGAGGAAGGTATACCCCATCGTGCAAGACGGCGTGGAGAGCCCCGTTGAAGCTCAGGTGTTGCAGAAGTCGAAGCTGGGTTTGGAGAAAGCAGCAGGAGAACTCTGTCAAGGACTCGAGCTCGTTGCGAAGGAGGTGGATGGTTTCTTCCGAGTCGTTCTAACCGGACGCGACGCGCTGCTTAGCAATCTTAGGCTTGTTGGTAATGTGTTCGAGCAAGGCGAAACTAGCATCCAAGGCCCAGCAGTTAGGTGA